The following coding sequences are from one bacterium window:
- a CDS encoding O-acetyl-ADP-ribose deacetylase: MEERRIGGGAIRVAMGDLTQFACDAVVNAANSALAGGGGLDGAIHRRGGPRIMEECRRIGGCPTGKAVATTAGELPARWVVHAVGPVYNGGAHGEPALLASAYRSALAVADGLGAAHVALPAISAGVYGYPLAEAAAIAVEQAIGFLRQGPRAVAEITFVLFGEAPYRAFKEALARAASAL, translated from the coding sequence ATGGAAGAACGACGCATAGGCGGCGGCGCGATTCGGGTGGCGATGGGCGACCTCACGCAGTTCGCCTGCGACGCGGTTGTCAACGCGGCGAACAGCGCCCTCGCCGGAGGCGGCGGACTGGACGGCGCGATTCACCGCCGCGGCGGCCCGCGGATCATGGAAGAGTGCCGCCGCATCGGCGGCTGCCCCACGGGAAAGGCGGTCGCGACGACCGCGGGCGAGCTTCCCGCGCGGTGGGTCGTCCACGCCGTCGGTCCGGTCTACAACGGCGGCGCGCACGGCGAGCCGGCGCTCCTCGCCTCGGCCTACCGCTCGGCGCTCGCCGTCGCCGACGGCCTCGGCGCGGCGCACGTCGCGCTCCCCGCCATCTCGGCCGGCGTCTACGGCTACCCGCTCGCCGAGGCGGCGGCGATCGCCGTCGAGCAGGCGATCGGGTTCCTCCGCCAGGGCCCCCGCGCCGTCGCGGAGATCACCTTCGTCCTGTTCGGCGAGGCGCCGTACCGCGCGTTCAAGGAGGCGTTGGCGCGGGCCGCCTCGGCCCTCTGA
- a CDS encoding DUF1841 family protein, whose translation MSDERRDDDHVDVMQTIAESGRAALRALWERRDERESLKPEERRLLELLERHKQFRPFWDGADPEPGTNPFLHVHYHVAVAEQVASGAPPEAKAALERLVAAGVDPHEAEHKVMEALILEFYDMLKRRGPFDQERYRRRLAEFGCAV comes from the coding sequence ATGAGCGACGAGAGACGCGACGACGACCACGTGGACGTGATGCAGACGATCGCCGAGAGCGGCCGCGCGGCGCTGCGCGCGCTCTGGGAGCGGCGCGACGAGCGGGAGTCGCTGAAGCCCGAGGAACGCCGCCTCCTCGAACTGCTGGAGCGGCACAAACAGTTCCGTCCGTTCTGGGACGGCGCCGATCCGGAGCCCGGAACGAACCCGTTCCTTCACGTCCATTACCACGTCGCCGTCGCCGAGCAGGTCGCCTCCGGCGCTCCCCCCGAGGCGAAGGCCGCGCTGGAGCGGCTCGTCGCGGCGGGCGTCGATCCGCACGAGGCGGAGCACAAGGTCATGGAGGCGCTGATCCTCGAGTTCTACGACATGCTGAAGCGCCGCGGGCCGTTCGATCAGGAACGCTACCGCCGTCGCCTCGCCGAGTTCGGCTGCGCCGTCTGA
- a CDS encoding chemotaxis protein CheA, which produces MGRPEAEFLEQLDHALAQAAKCSPAGGQGAADLRWALDDAKGTVPPSWTRVLALLDLAGRALEAAGAGPGEAAASLGALVVDSLKGLASTVREGATGGAAVEQAIAALKMALGPAAAAPAPASAPSAPAVAAPAPPAKASAPAPAPVAAAPAPTPAAPPAPAPEAAPDVWRLLPDDADRELLGEYVTENLELLQGAEAALLTLETDPEDEEAINTVFRAFHTIKGTSAFVDITSVATLAHKAETLLARVRDKQIRYGGIYADLALRSSDAIKELMFALNAAMAGEEPSKPAGYDELLSALADPEALIAAGAAAEEHDVEPPHIRMADILVAEGKVEPQVVQAVADARGDDKLGVAMVKAGVVGATDVADALRKQKKLDKLRNAAVDSSVRVRTDRLDRLIEMVGELVIAQSMVEQDPTVRDGAHFDLARKTSHMGKIVRELQDLSMAMRMVPLKSTFQKMARLSRDLSQKIGKEVEFTSEGEDTEIDRNMVDAVGDPLVHMIRNAVDHGIELPDDRAAAGKERTGHVHLSACHSGGSVVVTIVDDGRGLDRDKIVRKALAKGIIDSDKGLSDDDVWSLLFAPGFSTAEKVTDVSGRGVGLDVVKRNVEGMRGRIDISTRLGGGTTFAIYLPLTLAITDGMLIRVGGQRYILPTANIAKAFRPTRKEISTVVGAGEMVSYSDAHIPLFRLARLFHVDGAIDDPTRGLLVVVRDGGGYYALLADEIIGQQQIVAKSLGEGVPKVPGVSGGAILGDGRVGLILDPPGLGALARRGSEADGSSAAPAAVA; this is translated from the coding sequence ATGGGACGGCCCGAAGCCGAATTTCTCGAACAGCTCGACCACGCGCTGGCGCAGGCCGCGAAGTGCAGCCCCGCCGGCGGGCAGGGGGCGGCGGACCTGCGCTGGGCGCTGGACGACGCCAAGGGAACCGTACCGCCGTCGTGGACGAGGGTCCTGGCGCTGCTGGACCTCGCCGGGCGCGCCCTCGAGGCCGCCGGCGCCGGTCCGGGGGAGGCCGCGGCGTCGCTCGGCGCGCTGGTCGTGGACAGCCTGAAGGGCCTGGCCTCGACGGTGCGCGAGGGCGCGACCGGCGGCGCGGCGGTGGAGCAGGCGATCGCGGCGCTGAAGATGGCGCTCGGTCCGGCCGCCGCGGCGCCCGCGCCGGCCTCCGCCCCGTCGGCGCCCGCGGTCGCCGCGCCCGCGCCGCCGGCGAAGGCGAGCGCGCCCGCTCCGGCGCCCGTCGCCGCCGCGCCGGCGCCGACGCCGGCCGCTCCGCCCGCCCCCGCGCCCGAGGCCGCCCCGGACGTCTGGCGCCTCCTGCCCGACGACGCCGACCGCGAGCTGCTCGGCGAATACGTCACGGAGAACCTCGAGCTGCTGCAGGGCGCCGAGGCGGCCCTGCTCACGCTGGAGACCGACCCCGAGGACGAGGAGGCGATCAACACCGTCTTCCGCGCCTTCCACACGATCAAGGGGACGTCGGCCTTCGTCGACATCACGTCGGTCGCCACGCTCGCCCACAAGGCGGAGACGCTGCTGGCCCGCGTGCGCGACAAGCAGATCCGCTACGGCGGCATCTACGCCGACCTCGCGCTCCGCTCCTCCGACGCGATCAAGGAGCTGATGTTCGCGCTCAACGCGGCGATGGCCGGCGAGGAGCCGTCGAAGCCGGCCGGCTACGACGAGCTGCTTTCGGCGCTCGCCGACCCCGAGGCGCTGATCGCCGCCGGCGCCGCCGCGGAGGAGCACGACGTCGAGCCGCCGCACATCCGGATGGCCGACATCCTCGTCGCCGAGGGAAAGGTCGAGCCGCAGGTCGTCCAGGCCGTGGCCGACGCGCGCGGCGACGACAAGCTCGGCGTGGCGATGGTCAAGGCGGGGGTCGTCGGCGCGACCGACGTCGCCGACGCGCTGCGCAAGCAGAAGAAGCTGGACAAGCTGCGCAACGCGGCGGTGGACTCCTCGGTCCGCGTGCGCACCGACCGGCTCGACCGCCTGATCGAGATGGTCGGCGAGCTGGTGATCGCCCAGTCGATGGTCGAGCAGGACCCGACGGTGCGCGACGGCGCGCACTTCGACCTCGCCCGCAAGACCTCCCACATGGGCAAGATCGTGCGCGAGCTGCAGGACCTCTCGATGGCGATGCGCATGGTCCCGCTCAAGTCGACGTTCCAGAAGATGGCCCGCCTCTCGCGCGACCTCTCGCAGAAGATCGGCAAGGAGGTCGAGTTCACGTCGGAGGGGGAGGACACCGAGATCGACCGCAACATGGTCGACGCGGTGGGCGACCCGCTGGTCCACATGATCCGCAACGCGGTGGACCACGGGATCGAGCTGCCCGACGACCGCGCCGCGGCGGGGAAGGAGCGCACGGGGCACGTGCACCTCTCCGCCTGCCACTCCGGCGGCTCGGTCGTGGTGACGATCGTGGACGACGGGCGCGGCCTCGACCGGGACAAGATCGTCCGCAAGGCGCTGGCCAAGGGGATCATCGACAGCGACAAGGGGCTCTCCGACGACGACGTCTGGTCGCTCCTCTTCGCGCCGGGGTTCTCGACCGCGGAGAAGGTGACCGACGTCTCCGGACGCGGCGTCGGGCTCGACGTCGTCAAGCGGAACGTCGAGGGGATGCGCGGCCGGATCGACATCTCGACCCGCCTCGGCGGCGGGACGACGTTCGCGATCTACCTGCCGCTGACGCTGGCGATCACCGACGGGATGCTGATCCGCGTCGGCGGGCAGCGGTACATCCTGCCGACGGCGAACATCGCCAAGGCGTTCCGGCCGACCCGCAAGGAGATCTCGACCGTCGTCGGCGCGGGCGAGATGGTGTCGTACAGCGACGCGCACATCCCGCTGTTCCGCCTCGCGCGCCTCTTCCACGTCGACGGGGCGATCGACGACCCGACGCGCGGCCTGCTCGTGGTCGTGCGCGACGGCGGCGGCTACTACGCCCTTCTGGCCGACGAGATCATCGGCCAGCAGCAGATCGTCGCCAAGTCGCTCGGCGAAGGGGTTCCGAAGGTCCCCGGCGTTTCCGGCGGCGCGATTCTCGGCGACGGGCGCGTGGGCTTG